GCGAAATTCGATGCTGTTCGAGTTTCGCGAAGTGGAGCAAAACGTGTCCGCGAAGCGGATTCGGCGGAAATTCAATAACCAGTAAAAGTTTCCGTGGCGAGAGGGGAGGCAGAAAAGGATCTCTAACCCCTTCTCGCCTTCCAGACGAAAGAAACAGACGAGACGGCGTGAAATTAGAGACTCGACAATAATTAATCTGGGTCGTCGGTGGAGGATCGATAGGCGGCTTTAAGTTGAGCAGAAAAATCAAAGCGAGGAATCAAAGGTGAAAAGTTTTATTCGAGTAAATAACACTCGTATATCTATTATTCCACCTTGTTTGATTCTGGATCGCCCTCCTAGTCGATATCCACCCCAAATTCGTGGATGGACGGACACCGCGTCGACGTGGGACCCTTTCGTCCCGAGGCGTTTCCAACAGAAGAGGCGTTGCAAGAGTTGACCCGAATAACTCGAGCGGTCCACGAGACCGTCTCTCGCCGTTTCTACGAGGGAGTTTTAAtccccgtctctctctctctctctctctctacgatCCGGGGAATACGTAGAATATATCGAGCAGGCAAGAAGACTAATTTCCATAATTGCGTTACGAATTCGAGACGACGAATAGCTGGCGTCCTTCGTTACTCGACCGAGCTTCTTCGCATGGCGCAatcgggagagagagagataagaaGGGTACGAAATTTACGATGTTATCGGACGAGCATGCGTGAAATGCGCCATCATTTCCACCAAGATTTTGCAATACAATTGCTCTCCGTAGAAGAGAAACAAAGGGAAACGGTCGCTCTTATCGGgagataagataaaagaaatttttacatcgCTACGGGGAAACCGAGCTCGAGTTGTCTctggagataaaaaaaaaagtcacatTTCTCGGAACGTCGAAAATaattctcgagaaaatttcgtGGAAGGAAAGAACGATTCGAGGATTTTGTTGCGTGAAATTCTCGAGGCCGAAATTAATcaagggggagggaaagagaggggaaaCGCGCGATGCAATTTCGTGGAGCTCGCGTATCGGGGCGGTTCGAACGCCGTGTCGAGAGAGGCACGGCGTGACCCACTTGCTTTAAACGCTGGCGAAATAGTATTCGCTGGTTGGTGAGAAGGGAGACTCCGGCCCGTTTCCATATGCACGGTCGGCTGCAATAATGCAGACTCCATTTTCCTGGCCCTCTCCATACCCTCCCCAGTGGACCGATCGATCAGCGGACCGAGCCTCCCCTCCTCAACGCCCTCGAATCGATGGATCGTCTTGCTTCTCGATTTTCTCGATCTCCTTGCTTATTGGTCGACGGAATTTTTCACGATGGAGAATGAAATTATACCGTCACTTAGGGGAGACTCGATTTGAGATTGTtgaggaaaaattgaaatatcttcgattcgaaatctcgataataattcgataataccTACGAAGGATCCTTGTAAGTGTTTGGATAAAGATATTCCACAGGAATGTGTCATAAAACGTGTAGCGAAGCGTtagaaaagtaatataaaaatggttCATTAAAAGAAGACGTAactcttccatttttcttttcgaacgaATTAGGATGGAAATTTTCGCGCGTAGAGGACCTCAGCAATGCAACGATGGAAACAAATGAGAGATTGTTCTTGTTACACCACCAGCGATTACTAAAATACTATCGGACGGAATACAGCGCGTGGCCGGAAGGAGATTTCGTAATGGAAACGGCAGTCAacgtgtgaaaaaaatttcgagatcAATTTTCGCAACTTTCTCCTTAATGGTTGAACGGGTGTTATTTAAAAAGGagataaaatcgagaaataCGCGAGAATACTCGGAGGGAATTCGCGCCGATTGTGCGCGAATCGAATGCTGCTTTTTGCAAtggagaaataaagaaagggGCCTCTCGTGTCGCGAGAGAGACGACAAACGACGATGCATCGCTGCGATCGCGCCACTTTGTTAATGGGCCGGCGAATACGGGACGGGAAGGCTTTGATGATTATTGTTGGTTGAATAATGGGGGGAGGAACGAGGTGAGCGGAATGGAAATGCTTTCGACAGACTCGGTGCCACTTTGTTGATCATCGCGGCCTAGCTGGGAACCATTCGTCCCCTTTGTCCCCTAAcgcttttctctccctctctttctttctttctcttttccatcCGAAAAAGCGATGACGCGAAGTCGGTCTTGGAAAAACACGGATCGAAATGTTATAAGCGTTCAGGAGGAATTGTATCtccaaatatttccaatatggCTGGTTTTAGTTCAACCTACATACCTGCGTTTTCTTCGTTAAACTTTACGATCCcattttcgtatatatatatatatcgagttATTTTCGAGTTATcgaatagattaatatttttttttctcggaaGAGTTACAAATTTCCCTTAAAAATAAGTTGAGAAAAGGTAGGGGACGAAAAAGAAGGCAAAGAGATTTTTCCACGAAAGATCGCGCGTTCGTTTCGAATACTTGGCCCATTAACGATCCACCCGTTGTTACGCTCGGCCGGTAGTCTGCGGTATCTCATCGGCGAGGAATTTACATTTTCGACGAAAGAGGAATGCACCCACGCCTCGTCACTCAGGATGGATAATTCGAGttttgttctctctctctctctctctcgcgccaCCGCGTGACTCACCGCATTTTGAAACACGGTCACGTTTTGGCAAAAACAATGCGGCTTATTACCAAGTGCGGGGATTCGTCACATCCGGGATCGTTGGCGGAACGTGATTTCCAGCACGGTGGTTCTAATATGAACTGTGCCTCGTCCTCGCCGCGTATGCAAATTTCACCGTTCACCGGCTGGAAACGGTGTGCGTGTTAATCCGGAGAAAGGATTACCCTCGAGTGGAAAAAATGTacgtatttaaattaaaaactcgaAAGATAGCGATTTGGAAACTCTCGAAATATCCTCAAATATCCTCAAAATTGTTCCAAATTTTCTCCCCAGGGGAGATTCGGAATAGAGATAAGAAGAGGCTGAACTTTCATTTCGTTCGTCGAAATATTCTTTCCTCGAATTTCCTCgaaatcaagaataaaatgTGGTTGCACGACAGATAAAGATCGATAGGAGGGCGAGAAATTTGTGCGTATGCGAGACTGGTACGATCATTAACGATTATTGACGCGTTTGGACAGGCACGTATCAAGGGCAGTGGTACCACGGGATGAGGCACGGGTACGGAGTGAGGGCGAGCGCCCCTTTCGGTTTGGCGAGCCATTACAAACCCTCGAAGCAAGTGAGGGCTTCCTTGACGTCCCTGAGGAGCGCGGACGATGGTGGGGCGGTGGCACCGACGCCGGAACCGACCGACAGAAGGGATCGCCGCGTCGGCGACAGCAGGGGTGGCTTCGTGCTCAAAGCAAGGAGCGACAACCCGCCGGCGAGGAGGAAGAGCCTCACGGAGAAATCGTTGAAGAAGGGTATCCTCTCGGTAAACGGCCCCGTCTTCTGATAtttcttctcattttttctctttctttttcaccgTCTCAATTCGCGATTTCAGGGGTTGAAGATACGAAAGCAGAGGAGCACCGGCGATTTGGAGAAGCACGGAACCGGGGGCAGCATCAGGAGCAATGCAAGCTCGGCTTCGTGGATGTCCACGGAGAGCTCGCAGAGCCAGGCCTCGGCCTCCGTTCACACCGACAGCAACGCGTCCTTCGTCATCGAGGTAAGAATTGAAATCGAATAAACCGAAAAGTGTGCGTATTCCTATTTTTCTTCACGTTATTGAATATTACATTCGTGATCTTGCTATATAAAACGATCGATGAAATTACGAACGATCAATTTTCATACCGTTCTCGTGATCTCTCGCGAAGAGAAGATACGAAATAACTAATTCtcaaagttaatttaaattaaatattaaactgtattattattgctatatTCTTGCCACGTACACTTTTTTAACAGTTATATCTTTGTTAGAGACTCGCTTCTTCGCTTCCAGAATGTACTGCGCGCGTTCAAAATACCATATTTTTGATCCAAACGCACGCAGATATATACTGCACTCGGCGCTCGTAACGAAAGGATCGAATATATCGAAAGATGAATCCacggaaaatattatttcaacgcCTCCATCGTTCCCCAATGCGCCCCCTCCCTTCTCCTGCACCCAACCTCTGACTAATCTCCGGAATTCGTAATTGGCAGGACGAGCAAATGGACGCCTCGGTGACAGAGACGTATCTGGGCGAGTGGAAGAACGACAAGAGGACGGGTTTCGGTATATCGGAGCGGAGCGACGGGCTTCGATACGAGGGCGAGTGGTTCAACAACCGGAAGTACGGTTACGGGGTGACGACGTTCCGCGACGGGAGCAAGGAGGAGGGCAAGTACAAGAACAACGTGTTGATCACCAGCCAGAAGAAGAAGCATCTGTTCCTTATCAGATCGGCCAAGTTCCGCGAGAGGATAGAGGCAGCGGTGAGCGCGGCCCAAAGGGCGAGCAAGATAGCTCTTCAGAAGGCGGACATCGCGATATCGAGAACGGCGACGGCGCGAGGGAGGGCCGAGTTGGCCGACACGGCGGCCGAGCAGGCGAGAGAGGATTCGGAGCTGGCCCAACAGACGGCGAAACAGTTCGCGCCCGATTTCAGGCAGCCTGGGCTCGAGAGGCTGAGAAACAGGGAGATACCCAAGTACGTGCCTCCGCCTCAGGACACGGTGCCCGGGAAGAGCATTCTTCACAAGGGGGGCGGGGTGGATCAGCAGCAGGGGTCCACGCCCGTCAAGAGTCCGACCTCGTCGCAGGAGGGGGCGCCGTCGGCCACGACCACGGCCAGCAGCGTGATGCAGTCGATCAGGAGGGCGAGCATGAAGCCGCAGGGACAGCAATTGCTGCCCAATCAATCGTTGCCGGCCCAGAATCAGATTGGGCAGAATCAGTTGCCGCAGAACCAGTTGTCGCAGAGCGAGCTCGCGAACCAGGTGACCCCCGCTCAACTGGTCAACCAGCTGCCTCTCAATCAGTTGAGCCAGAGCGTTTATCAGTACCCCGGTCCCCAGTCGATGGTTCAGAGCCCTGTCCAGCAGGCCTATCCCAACAGTATACCGAATCAGTATCAGCTGCCGATGAACCAGTTCCAAGGGGGCGGCCAATACGGGGGCCCCACGCAGAATCAGTATCAAGGTAGCCCTTACACCAACCAACCTCAATACCAACCCGCGAATCCGCTTCAGGGCGATCAGTATTTGTaccaacaacaacagcaacaatcGATCGGGCAACAAGGCTCGTATCAGAGCGTGCAACAAGCTTACCCTAATCAGCAGCAGGtgggatcgatatttttaattccgcGCGAAAGCTTGGCAATCGCGCTTAATAAGAATGGGATTCTTCATCCTCTGCTCCCCCTTTCAGACGTTGCCGAATCAATACGGGCAACAAAGCCAGACGAATCAATACAACTCCCAGCAAGTTTACGGGCAACAGCAGCAATTAGCGGGGCAACCGCAAACCCAAATTCCGCAACAGTACCAACAGGCCGACGGCGAGGCGCCGCGGCCCCCGAGTTCCACCAGTATACGAAGGAACAGCAGGGTCCTGACGGCGCAGGATCGACCCAACACGATCGGGCAAACGTTAAACGACAGGTCTCTGAAACTCGACTCGACGAGATCGAgttcgaatcgaataattcCCCCTCCCGCTCGATCGGTTCCAACGGATTTCGCATTCTCTCAACTCGATCGATCTATCCTACTTTTGCAGGCTGGACCATTACAAGAGGCCGCCCAGCCGTGACAGTTCCGTGGACCGTTACGCCAGAGCCCATTCCCGATTGACTGGATCGAGACAGCCGTCCGTCGATAAAACAGTCACGAATCCGGACACGCTCGACAGGTGATCCGAAACCTTTCCACCCGTTTCGCGCCCTCCCCTCActctcacacacacacaccccCTGTTTAACGAAACGAGTTCAACAAAATTCACTCGGTTAATCGTCGCATGCGCCCCTCGTCATCCCTCGATCGGTATCGAGCATggaattatcgaaatcaaagGGGATTTAATTTAACGCTTGGAATATATCCACTAATCTAGATCACAGAAACAATTGACAAGCGAACAACACAGCCAAGCTTCGACTAATACGAAGAGAAATGTTAATCAAAGAAGATTTAACGCTTGGATCTACGAATCTAGATCGACGAGAGCGCCAAGCGCGATCCGATCGAGCACACCGCTCAACGGATCCGTGGTGGGTAGCGGTGCAACGACGCCGACATACGCCGCCTCGAGTTCCGCCCAATTCGAGGGGGCCTTGCTGAGGAACCGCAGCCTTGGACAGGATATTCTGCCGAGTCCTGGCCAGCCTAAGCGTACGGAGAGCCTCTACGTCACGCCCGGACGCGGTTCGACCGCATCCGGTGGCGGAGGCGGCGGAGGCGGCTTGTCGAAGGTGAGTCTTCCcacttttacatatatatatatatatatatatttacttacttcCTTCGTGGATATTGTTACATTCA
The sequence above is drawn from the Apis cerana isolate GH-2021 linkage group LG11, AcerK_1.0, whole genome shotgun sequence genome and encodes:
- the LOC107995051 gene encoding junctophilin-1 isoform X1, yielding MQQQPQSGEQSGAPNGVAGGGQLPQTGGIGSSQPGATGTATAGSNRAQVNGGRFDFDDGGTYCGGWEDGKAHGHGVCTGPKGQGAYSGSWHYGFEVSGVYTWPSGSVYEGQWQNGKRHGLGMETRGRWIYRGEWSQGFKGRYGVRQSTTSTARYEGTWSSGLQDGYGSETYADSGTYQGQWYHGMRHGYGVRASAPFGLASHYKPSKQVRASLTSLRSADDGGAVAPTPEPTDRRDRRVGDSRGGFVLKARSDNPPARRKSLTEKSLKKGILSGLKIRKQRSTGDLEKHGTGGSIRSNASSASWMSTESSQSQASASVHTDSNASFVIEDEQMDASVTETYLGEWKNDKRTGFGISERSDGLRYEGEWFNNRKYGYGVTTFRDGSKEEGKYKNNVLITSQKKKHLFLIRSAKFRERIEAAVSAAQRASKIALQKADIAISRTATARGRAELADTAAEQAREDSELAQQTAKQFAPDFRQPGLERLRNREIPKYVPPPQDTVPGKSILHKGGGVDQQQGSTPVKSPTSSQEGAPSATTTASSVMQSIRRASMKPQGQQLLPNQSLPAQNQIGQNQLPQNQLSQSELANQVTPAQLVNQLPLNQLSQSVYQYPGPQSMVQSPVQQAYPNSIPNQYQLPMNQFQGGGQYGGPTQNQYQGSPYTNQPQYQPANPLQGDQYLYQQQQQQSIGQQGSYQSVQQAYPNQQQTLPNQYGQQSQTNQYNSQQVYGQQQQLAGQPQTQIPQQYQQADGEAPRPPSSTSIRRNSRVLTAQDRPNTIGQTLNDRLDHYKRPPSRDSSVDRYARAHSRLTGSRQPSVDKTVTNPDTLDRSQKQLTSEQHSQASTNTKRNVNQRRFNAWIYESRSTRAPSAIRSSTPLNGSVVGSGATTPTYAASSSAQFEGALLRNRSLGQDILPSPGQPKRTESLYVTPGRGSTASGGGGGGGGLSKDAGRTVPAFAATSKGRATL
- the LOC107995051 gene encoding junctophilin-1 isoform X2, whose product is MQQQPQSGEQSGAPNGVAGGGQLPQTGGIGSSQPGATGTATAGSNRAQVNGGRFDFDDGGTYCGGWEDGKAHGHGVCTGPKGQGAYSGSWHYGFEVSGVYTWPSGSVYEGQWQNGKRHGLGMETRGRWIYRGEWSQGFKGRYGVRQSTTSTARYEGTWSSGLQDGYGSETYADSGTYQGQWYHGMRHGYGVRASAPFGLASHYKPSKQVRASLTSLRSADDGGAVAPTPEPTDRRDRRVGDSRGGFVLKARSDNPPARRKSLTEKSLKKGILSGLKIRKQRSTGDLEKHGTGGSIRSNASSASWMSTESSQSQASASVHTDSNASFVIEDEQMDASVTETYLGEWKNDKRTGFGISERSDGLRYEGEWFNNRKYGYGVTTFRDGSKEEGKYKNNVLITSQKKKHLFLIRSAKFRERIEAAVSAAQRASKIALQKADIAISRTATARGRAELADTAAEQAREDSELAQQTAKQFAPDFRQPGLERLRNREIPKYVPPPQDTVPGKSILHKGGGVDQQQGSTPVKSPTSSQEGAPSATTTASSVMQSIRRASMKPQGQQLLPNQSLPAQNQIGQNQLPQNQLSQSELANQVTPAQLVNQLPLNQLSQSVYQYPGPQSMVQSPVQQAYPNSIPNQYQLPMNQFQGGGQYGGPTQNQYQGSPYTNQPQYQPANPLQGDQYLYQQQQQQSIGQQGSYQSVQQAYPNQQQTLPNQYGQQSQTNQYNSQQVYGQQQQLAGQPQTQIPQQYQQADGEAPRPPSSTSIRRNSRVLTAQDRPNTIGQTLNDRLDHYKRPPSRDSSVDRYARAHSRLTGSRQPSVDKTVTNPDTLDRSTRAPSAIRSSTPLNGSVVGSGATTPTYAASSSAQFEGALLRNRSLGQDILPSPGQPKRTESLYVTPGRGSTASGGGGGGGGLSKDAGRTVPAFAATSKGRATL